ggtctttttttttttgctgctcttATTTCCAGGGGATTTTAAAAGTTTCGAGACATTTAGAGAGAAAATACTTCCTTTGTGCAAAAGAACTGTTTTATTATCCTTaattttaaacagtgttttcacagtgacttgCAACTACATCTCTAAATGTGAGCACATTAGCCTTTTTACAAATGGAGCGCGTTTTTAATGACTGCTGCGATAAAGAAGGCAGTTTCACGCCATCCCTCCCTCACAGGAAGCCTCGTTCTTCATCTGTCTCTGtccgtctctgtgtctctgcagtaaATTACCCAGCTGGGCTCGAGCAGTCGTTCCTAAAATCTTCTACGTGACAGAGAAAGCGTGGAACTACTACCCTTACACCATAACAGGTGAGCACACTCTCCGCGTGCGCTTCCAGCTGCTCATCGCATTAAATCCACAAGCAAAACTCGGCTGTTAcgctctgctcctgctgtccAGTGTAATGTGAATGGATTAGTAATACAGTCACATGGCGTTTTAAAGGTCAGCTCTTTAACTGGTATTAATTATTTTAGTCAAGCAGTTTATGCAGAATGACAGTCAGGATCTTATATCAAGTCCAGTTTAATTTATCTGCCCTGTTGGAATAAATCTTTTACTGCTTTTGGGTTTGAAGCAGTGTGGCTAATGTTTTACATTCGACTCTTTTATTGGAGATTTATACATATAAAGCGAGAGAGTCGTTTTACATTAATAAGCTATCAGAGCTTTTGCGGTTTTATGGTGACTTCCATCAACTAAAAGAAGCAATTTGGCCCAGAGTGCAGAAACCCATCCAATTTCCCACAATCCACCCTGCCTCCTGTTCTTATTGGTTTCCCTTGTGTAAGTCGGATGTGCAGGACGACACGTGAAACCTcttatgaatatgaaaatatgCTGCAATCTCAGCACATGCATGATGATCAGAGCTGCAGTGTCCAGGACGCATTTCTGCTATGCTTTAATGATTTCCAGCAATAAAGGGAAATGGTGCAAGATGCAACAAAACATAGaacatagattaaaaaaaaaattctttttttaagtgcaaATCAGGGAAAgtagagaagaaagagagatcAGGATGTCTGTGGTAAAAATGTCCGTTCCAGTACGTCTCAGATGCTACGTTAATGCATTGTGAAAATTgagtaaatgtttcttttctgctCTTGCTTTGCTCCGACCTGATGTCTGTCACCCCATGCTGCGGACCAAAGAATACACTGTGAGTATCCACATTGCACATTTCACACGTTTTTACACCCAGCCAAGTAGATGTGTTGAATATTAGCGTAGATCCTGGGACTGTGAGCTGAATACAGTGATGTGTGACAGTGCAGTGTTCACGGTTCAGTGGATCAGCAGAATAGTGTTATGGCATACATACAAAATATGCACATacacaaaaaaagatatttatttttcttctttttttaactttcaattgTGATATTCTgtgactttcagtttttgttttttaaaagcatatcttaaaaatgttaaaacttttTTCAGATGCTGTAGTTTTGACCATCAAGCTAAAATTATATAAAGAAGTAATGAAAGActtgaaatattaaaattataTACATCACTTTTGGAGAACAACAGATCCAAAAATAAACCTTTCAGTTTTAAATAtatgtcattttaaaatctaTGTGTATTATCAGAAGTTTGATATTGATGAAATCGTAAGGTAAATGAAAATACCACAGCATATTGAACATGGTATTgtgaaattaaaacagaaagctgcctttttattttatCCTCAGTCAAAGAGGAAAATTAATGTTATTTCCTTTTCTACCATGAGGCCAGAGTTGGAATTTTAAGATATCTTTAAGTCTGCCTGGGAGTAAGTGACAAACAAGAAGACAACTGCattggaaacatttttaaatttaaccAAAAATCAAATCCAATCCCAAATTAAAAATGACTGTCATTTCACTAAATCAGTGCAGGATTACCTAATGTAATCTTAAAAAATGAGAGGCCTTTGCAGCCCTCGGTGTGacaattttcacaaactcagaCTCCCACTATGGACTttatattaatttaatttatcaGTTTTTGACAACGCTAAGCTCACTTACACAGCAGTTATTGTTGCAAAATCACTCCTAATAAATACAAAGTTACTTTGAACTGGGCTAGCTTATTTTAAACTTGAAGGATCTCAACctgtgtacaaaaaaaaaaaaaaaaaaaaaaaatctaatgacGCATCCATGCAAACATTTCCATATTTAAGCTTATGGCTTGTCAACGCTGTGACGTCCATTCGCAGAAGTGCTGTTTGAAGTGCACTCCTTGATTCAGAATCCTTCTACAAAGATTATATTTGCTGGTTGTTAGTGACAAAACCTGCATTTTCATTATCTTTAATGGCCcaaacgacacacacacacacacacacacacacacacacacacacacacacacacatgtttgtacagctatatgttgtgaggacactcattgacataatgcatttcctagccccttaccctaaccctaaccatcaaaaatgaatgcctaaccctaacctatgccctaaacctaacctaaacctaattgtaaccctaaatcaaaaatcaagtctgaaccctcaaaaaagccaaaaaaggtCTCTcaaatagtgaggaccggcaaaaatgtcctcactttccaaaaattgtcctcacttgtaaggttaaaaacccaatgtcctcacaaaaggtcctcacaacatatagctgtacaagtacacacacacacacacacacacacacacacacacacacaccagtgtgcCTGTCTGTGCTAATAGGCAGAACTGCCTGTATGACCTATGATTAACCCTTAAAAACACATGCAGCTTTGGCACATATTAGACACATGCATGTGATTTGGCTGTGCTGTAGGGTTTCTGTTGTGCAGAGTGAGAGATGTCGACAGCATGAGTCACAACGCTTTAGGGTGCAGGAATAAGAGGGAAAAGAGTTCAATGTTGTGACAGTGACAGAAGGCTTGAtattgtctctgtgtgtgcgtctgggcgtgcgtgtgtgtgtgcgtgtgtgtatttatgtgtgtgtgtgtgtgggagcacTTTGTGTTCATGTATGAGTCAGTGTAAATACACCCATGCAAGATTAGGTTTTTACTCAGAAGATTCAGTGGAGTGGTAGGAACTGTCTTTGCTTTTGTCAGTTTTGACAAAACCAAAATACTGTCTGAGATTTTCATTTTACCGAGTGTaacaggggaggaaaaaaaacaaaaaaatatacagtcaaaaacatttaaaaatgaagtAGAAGGGTACAATACTCACACGAAGCGAAAAATATCTTCGTGATTATGACTAAAATCAAAGAAGTGTTGGATCTTTCAGAAAATTCTGATAATCACTGTCtcacttggtttttttttgaaagtgttttcagtTCTTGTTGAATTTTTGCTGCTGTTGGTTGAATATATTTCCTTTCTTCATCCACAGTGCTCATTCCTTCCCAAGTTCTCCATCCACATAGAGACAAAATACGAGGATAACAAAGGATGCAATGATAATGTGAgtacaatgtgtgtgtgtctgtgtgtgagtgaggggGGGCTGCTTTGAATGATCACATGCCCCATAGGTTACAGTCTGAACCTTCTATTGCTTGCATGTGTCTCCACACATATTCTGCTCTTGCAGAAGGCAGGGGTGTCCTGACCTTTTCCAGTGAGGTCCTCctatagagagagaaaaagccaTTGTCAGGGTCTCACTGTGGAGGTGAATTGTCTGCCCTTTCTTGCCATCCTGTTACTTTGGTTTTGCAATTTCTTTGATCTTCAGTACCATCATTTCACTTGAactaagcctttttttttattacaagcTGCCTTGTTCAAGACAGTGTTGTAACTCAGAAGTTCAGTGCAGTCAAGTGGAACGGTAGAGCAAGGTGTCATCCGCATACTGAATGTTCTACAAAATTGTATATTGTTCTTATGGAAAATATGGCCAAGGGGAAAGAGGTTGACAATGAACATGATTGGACTGAGGACAGAACCCTGGGGGACACCAGAGAGGAAGTGAGATGGTTGGGATATAAATAATTTTAGAGGTACAATTGAACCAGTCCAGGAGTGTGTTGGATACTCCAGTGTATGACATTGCTTATCCATAGTTTGATTACGTGGCTCTACAAATCATGAAGTTCAGagagccaatcagaaatgaGTGCCTGTGGAAGGGAAATTAGTTTTTCCCTGATGTATTTTGGTGATTGTTGTTTTATAGCCAaaaagccagttatccctgtggtaacttttctgacacctcctgcttaaaacccaaaaagtcagaaggatcgtgaggccccgctttaatggtctgtactcatactgaaaatcaagatcaagcgaaaATTAAAGAGGATtctaaaaacatgttgaaatgtgATGTCAAGTCATCTTCCCTCTTAAAGGAGTTTTCTCAGAAAATCAGCAACTTATCTGTTTTTTTGCAAATGCTTTTCTGTTCACAACTGGTATTCAAACCTagtctcacttttttttcccacccccGGTACTAAAGCTACCATCCCAGTTTAAAGGTTTGAAAGGATATCCCCCCCAGTGTCCCACAAAAATAGACAGGAGGTGAACAACATGGTGAAATCAAATCACAGTGAGCATAACCTCAGAATGTAGTTCATACGGTTCTCTTCAAAATAATTTTCAGCAGTGTTGAAATTATGAAACAGAGTTTCGCAAATTTGGAAACATGTTCCAGTGAATCTCGCTGGCATAATAAAGCATCTTTTTATTCACTGAATCACAGGTCACCACAGTCGTCAACAGAAGCTGTCAGCAGGTCTGGAAATGCTGAATCACTCAGCCACAGTGACTAAATACAAAGCATATGAGCgtacactgacacacagatgattaatttatattttatggAGGTAGACAAGTTAAATTAAGTCTGACATGCTTCAGCACAATATTTGTCATCCTTGCTCTGTGGTGTAtagactgaaaacactgcttaGCTGAAGGCATAATGAATAATAATGGGCATGCTGTATATATATTTCATGTAGGGCGACACAGATGGTAAATTTGGTATGACTACTCCCCATACAATATTTCCTCTCCAGTTAAGCACAATTGACTTTTCCGCTACTACACAATAAATTGTTAGTAAGTATGTCATGTATTGAAACCGAAACTCATAATGTGTTAGAAAGGCGTCTGTGGTGGAAAATAACTGTGCAGTGGAAACGGCATGTCTCATCGAGCTCATGCACACATGTGAAATCTGTTTCCTGCTGAAAACCAAACTATGTGACACCATGTCCCCATTGCTCAAGGTATAGACTGAACCCAATGCAGCTAATAACCATGGTATACAATGTTTTTCTCAAGATGCATGCACACTGTTTTTATACCGTTTGTTCTTCCGTTTTACTTAATTCGTGACATATTAGTAGTATTCCTCATTTCTCAGTTGACACGCCAATGGTTGAAATATCAGCTCATCAGTCGTGCTCTAACTCCCACTCAAATCCTTTAGCTTAATGTGACACTGCTGTCCATGTTGTgtctctcacaaaaaaaatatgtgaaggCAATAAAGTAAAAGCCAACACAAAACATAACTATGCATGCATACGgtagaaaacaattaaaatcagCCTGGCAGATCTGGCAATTCTTAGATTCTCCAAAGCAATCCTGTTGTATCATAATAGCCGCTATACAGCACAGGAGCCTTGAGAGTCGTCcaaaaaatgcttcatttgttGGAGAGCTAATTTCATTTGGACCGTCGGACTGCTCACTCTCTGTGCTCCAGTTTGTTAGAGCATTAGTCATCAAATGATAGGCTGCCACTGCCTGGAcagcgggggaaaaaaatgggagAGTGGTGTCCAATAGACAAATAGCTTGAAATCTATTATGGTAGATCGCCAGCACGTAAATTTTACTGatcatgttttgcttttttctgcaTTAAGAGAATGAGTCTCAGAGCCACGAGGACCTAATTGAGGAGCCGTGTTCTGATAAAGCAGTGACATGGACAGAGTGACACAGAGAAGAACAGACTGTCCGTCGCTCCTGAAGTTATGCCTTCATACAGTGTTTCTCAAAGTATGGTCCGTGGCCCCCCTGGGGTTCCTGGAGGTATTGGCTggggtgtgttttcactgttttgtagTTGAGATTGGTgttaccacaaaaaaaaaaaaaaaaaaaaaaaaaaaaccctagaTCGATAATTACTTCCAAAATTGATAATACAAAGTGATTATCTCAAATctaattcaaattttatttcatatagcacttttcatatttataaatataacgcaaagtgctgaacattaaaaacagacataaaaaccagacattttttatttatctgacTTTCCACCAAGCGTGTCTGGAAGTTGGCGCCTTCTGGCCTTTAACCACACCACTGGCGAGACATGGAGAACACAGTGTTCCAGTGCTTGAGCCAAATATTTTCTTGATCTCCGGGGGTGAATACTGTGAAATATCAGGTCCATGATAAGGGTTTGCTGTTTGCAcataattttgtgtgtgtgtgttcctttaATAAATGTCGAGGAGATATTGAGGACATTTATGGATTTGTTCTGTAGAATTCATTTTAGTTTAGTCTCTCTGTCAGGTTTGAGATTTTCCATTTGTGTGGGCCCCAAAAGATTTTTGTAGGAATTAAGTAGGTCTTGGCCTTCTTGAGCTTGGAAATGCTCGTTTTAGAAGATTGATGTTTGACGATCATAGAGGAGTGTAGCAATTAGCACTCTCAACTCACAGCCACGAGATCCCAGGTTTGAGTTCAgatttatccttttttttaagtctttcaATTATAAATGCTTGGCATTATGACCATATCATATATTCAATTAGATTAAACGTCCATGTTTGTGCAGTCTCAGGCAGGCAGCTTCCGTTTCCTCTTCAGTAAAAGCAATCCATTTTTCTGATATTTCGAAAAGGTCAGTTCTATTTCTTAGAgagaaagtcatttttcaatCATAAGTAGACCTTCAATTTAACTACGTCCATTCATTCTTTAGGGCTTGGAGGTTCAGATTTGTGCCAGTTTTTCGGAATCACTCTTTTACAAGCAAAGCGTTTCATAAATACCAATAACCCATGGCGAAAGCATTGTCTGTTATTCCACCCAGATCTGGGAGTCTGAATCATTGGGGACATCAGCGGGAATTTTAAGACATGTCCAAATAATATAGAACGATTGCCGTTCAGCGACCCACTCGTCTCCAgctttgcttttgtgtttgAGTTTGATTATAGGTGTTCTAAAGAAGCAGTTCAATTTCTTCCAGTCAAACACTCTCCACTGCTGAGATTGAGGCTTTCTGTGTTAGATATGCACGCACTACCCCCTGCAGTCCAAACACCTGCGTGAGAACTTCATTGCTGATTCTATATCGGCTTTatgtggctgtctgtctctaactggtgacctgttcaggACGTACCCTGCCTTCACTCAGAGACTGGCTCCAGCCTTCTGAATGTAATAAAGTGGGATATAAAATGCATGTAAGAGCCTTGTTTGAACGTCTTGAATGGCAGATCCAACACTTTTAGAATAACATCTCAGGAACCAACATGGCCTGAGgcagtttctctccctggatGAAAACGGCAAGAGATCAGAGCTGTGTTCCAAAGAAAATGTGCTTGTTGATGTGTTTGAGATTCTGTTTGGATGACAGATACCTGTGGACCTAAGCTGAGACACAAGTGTGagataaaaaaatctttgcaTGACAGACTGAGTCGCTCAGTCGAATAACTGAACTGTGTTGTATAAGATCGTCAGGGGCAATAAACAtaacattttcatatttaatgacATTTGATCACCAATTTATGAGTGCAAGATGCACAGAATTCTGTATATAATAAAAATGCAGccagtgtaatttttttttcattgtattgtGATATAAATCCAGCTGAAGTATTGAAATATGTGGAGTCACTGTTTTTCTACCATGTAAGGACATGTGGAGGCTTTAATGTCACTGACTTCGAAATTGACAATGTAACTGTGTGCAGACATAGCTAAAATATTCAATAGAAAAAGAAGGCAGAACCCAGTAAAACAGGTTAGGCCTCTCAAACACTGCAGTCAGTCGGTTGTCTGATGTATGTGATTTGATTGTGGTAAAGAAAGGGGCAGCTTATATAACGGTGTATTTCACTCTGCTTCTTTCATAGCGTTGGAAacttcagctttgttttgttcataatgtattgtttttgtattgtatcgtttaatttttttccttttgtcagTGACGTGAAAAGAATTGTGCAATATGAGGTGAGGTGCATTAGTCTGATTTAGATTAAGAAGTCTAAGTTTTTAAAGAAGAAGGATCAGCTGCATGTACAAAAATAAGAATacaaagaatgaaacaaaagaagtaAGAGAGCGAGAAATGTCGTAAGTGAGGAAGGAGAATCATGTATGTGTGGACAGGAAATGAGTGGGTGTGTGACTGGACATGATGCACTGTCTAAATCAGGGTGTGATCACACGTCTGGACATGCAActaacacacgcacacacacacacacacaggtgttgGTATGCGGTCCTGGATTGGAGTGCTCTTAATCGGTCTTTATTTCCAGTACATTTtgcttaaaaagaaaatacaagatGTCTTACACACCAGTCCATGGATGCAtgcagacacatacacacacatataagtGAACCTTTTAACAATGTTACATTTGCTCTCTGCTTTGAAATCAGAGgaaaattaatgtttttctttacctgccatctgttttttttgttcatcaaTGATCACTGTTGAACAATTTGTTTAAAATAGTGTATAGCAAAAGATCGGATGTCTCCAGAACTGCTTAATCTCCTTTTTCAAGTGACCACATTTGGCAAGTTCTGCATTTCTCCCTGGTTCTTCTAAGCTATGAATATTGAAGTGACAAACATCTGTGCTTTGGCCTCTGAGAGGGTTtgcttttgtaatgtttttggGGAATTTGTAAACTTGTGACAAAGCATAAAAGTTCTGCTTCATCCTTCTGGTAGCATCTCATTAGTTTATGTCttgcacttttttaaaaattcctCACATATTTTCACCCTCCAGTCGCTTACATTTAAACTGCAGCTAATCCATTAAATGAAGTCTGTGGCCTCTGAACTTTTACATAGAATGGATTTGATGAAAGGATGTACTGTGAAAATATTTACCATAAAATGAGGTGCTCTATGTAAATCAGCAATTTTTGAAGTGAATAGCGAAACAGCCTGACACTCACTTTTCCACAATAAGCTGACTTATCAGCATATGACGCAGCAATTGCAGTCAGCTGTCTGTCATTCAACCCTGAACTTGTAGAAAATGTAGTCTGAGAGCACCCCCTAGTGGTGGGTTTGACAATGGCAGTTTGTGATTGTATTCATTGTGAACAGACTGGAAAGCTGTAAATATGTTTCAGCCAACAATGTGTATATTTCTGAGATAAAtgcatatatattttttttacctaaGAGGGTTTCTCTGATTAGCATGTTGAGATCACCATAAACAAACTGatctccttttttccttttttcccttccaGATTTTCGACACCGAGCTGAAGGACCAGGAGAGGGAGGTGTGCTTTGTTGACATTGCCTACGATGAGATCCCCGAGCGTTACTATAAGGagtctgaggtgtgtgtgtttgtttgtgcatacgtatgtgtgtgtttgtgtgtgtgtgtgtgtgtgtgtgtgtgtgtgtgtgtgtgtgtgtgtgtgtgtgtgcctactgcaaacacactgaaatcagaCACATGACGTTGTAATATGGATTGTTGTATTTTGCAAACCATATTTTTAATCTGTGTACTCAGTTCATCATTGAAAATTATTATGATGAAATACAATGGACAAAATTCAACCTTTTAAGAAAATCTACCACATAAAGATATTATTTTGTCATTGATCATTGAACAGTTTTCTGCTGTTGAAACCCAAACCCCAAACTTAAAGAAATTCAGCGAATACAATCTTAAATCTCCTTCCTCATCTGATGCATGCATTTCTGTGGAACGGCTATTCCACCGAATGGCTATTCCAGGCTATTCTTTCAAAGAATATCCTGTCTGCATTGATTTTTCCAATGAGCAGTCATAACGATTTGCATTTATTGGTGCATGCATCTAAGTTTAGAAAAAGAATTGCACTCCTGTTTAGGTTATATAAGGTCCTAcatctgaggtgtgtgtgttcaccggCTCGACTGCCTTTGTAGGATTTGCGTTACTTCAAGTCAGAGAAGACGTCAAGAGGGATACTTCAGGAAGGCTGGAGGGACACACAGGATCCCATCATGTGCTCGTACAAACTGGTCACGGTCAAGTTTGAGGTGTGGGGTCTGCAGACACGAGTGGAGCAGTTTGTTCACAAGGTGAGAGGTCACATGTAAGAAGTGCTGAGCTGGATTTAATATAATATTCTTCAATAATaatctgtattttctgtcaGATCCAAAGGAGAACATTAATAAACGGTTTACATTTCAATAAGACTGAATAATGGACGTCTTTATGCTTTCAGGTTGTGCGAGATGTGTTGCTGCTGGGACACCGACAGGCGTTCGCCTGGGTGGATGAGTGGATCGGTATGTCTACAAGCCACATTTAATTCATCATATATTATTGTCAACTACTAGTTCACCacactttttcaatgattttacTGTAGTTGTAAACACTTTCAGTAGGTTTGACTGTGTAAATCACTGCCGTTTGATAATACTGTTTCTTTACCAGCATGCACCAAGCCTCCTTTCACCTGCATCTGACCTGGTCACTGCTTTTTCACCTGTAGCAtggacgctcctcctcctctaactcACTAATAGCGCTGCAAACACTTTCCGGAAATTTTTGTCGAGTTGACATCTCCACAAAATAAATTGTGATTGCGCTTCATATGTTTCATGATAGAGACATCTTTTGAAATCtgttttgtgttcatgtgttcaagACTAAAAGCAATCTAAAATTGCTTTCAAGCCAATTGGCTTCAACTCCATGAAATGATAAATTGGTATTTATTTCTTGAGAGAAAGACACACTCACTGAAACATGAGCgctgcctctgtctctctctctgagtgtcTACTTTCACAAAAGGCAGTTTTGTTTGCACCCATAAGTGGCTGCGGCACATTTACTCACTCTCAGCTCTTTGGTGCTTTCTACAGCTGGAGGGCATCCAGATAATAAGCCCTTTATCTTTGCCATGAAACATATCCCCCTCCTCTTCTGTGCTTTCACTAAGCCACTAACCTTAACAGCGCAACTCGTTGCCTCTtggatgatttttatttttcctttttaatacCCCTGCAATCTTGTCACATG
The nucleotide sequence above comes from Salarias fasciatus chromosome 6, fSalaFa1.1, whole genome shotgun sequence. Encoded proteins:
- the LOC115390253 gene encoding cytoplasmic phosphatidylinositol transfer protein 1-like isoform X2, which gives rise to MLLKEYRICMPLTVEEYRIGQLYMISKHSHEQSDRGEGVEVVQNEPYEDPTHGQGQFTEKRVYLNSKLPSWARAVVPKIFYVTEKAWNYYPYTITEYTCSFLPKFSIHIETKYEDNKGCNDNIFDTELKDQEREVCFVDIAYDEIPERYYKESEDLRYFKSEKTSRGILQEGWRDTQDPIMCSYKLVTVKFEVWGLQTRVEQFVHKVVRDVLLLGHRQAFAWVDEWIDMNLDDVRDYERQMHEKTNIKVCHEQQEHSTTNPSSLDDIEIHDKAST